ATTTGCCTTACAATGGACTCTCACGGGACCAACAGTCGGTTTAGGTCAATGTGTGTTGCCTTAATGTTTTGTATGATTTTATGACAATTTTCTCTATGGTTTACAGAACTCCTAATGTGGTAATAGCCTTAATTGAGACCAACATGTATAAAAGCATTTATTAAAACattgcacttttaaaaaatacatgtgGTAGTTGATCGATGTCTGTCTAACAAGCAGTTTATTCCGAAGGAAGCCTTTACTCGGGTTACTGTTTTTATGAAGTAGTGAATAAGGACGGGGGAAAGGGAAGCACTGTGGTGTCACAGGGGAGGATTTTGGTGCTCCCTGGAGCAAAGGGGAGCTCCCATGCTGGGTGTGCTGTGCGAGCCGCCTCACCTCTGTTCGGGGACACAACCTGAGGGCGAGTTGCCATCCCACAGCAGCGCCTTGAGGCCACGGCCATGCCCCGGCCCCTCACGGCGCTGCACCATGTTGGAGTGAGGGAAGAGCTCATCTGGGCCCCAGCGCTGCCCCGAGCcgcagctgcctctgtgcccaTGTGCACGCCTtgagtttggggtgatttaggggagggttttgggttttttaaataaaccgGGGCGGTCACGGCCCGCCCGGCGCttcccgcccctccccgcgCTCCGCCCCAAGATGGCGCCCGGCGCTGAGGCGAGTTCCGGTGCCACCATGGCGGCGACGCGGCTGGAGCTGAACTTGATGCGGCTCCTGAGCCGGTGCGAGGCGCTggcggcggagcggcgggaCCCCGAGGAGTGGCGGCTGGAGAAGGTGAggccgccgcgccccgcccgccctTCTGCCCCGCAGCACCGCGTCCGGCCCCTCAGTAACCGAGACGGGAGCGCTGTGGTGTTAAACCCACAGCCTTTGCCAGACAGGGGATTTCTCCTTAATGCTGTCACTTAAAATCTTGTTTTTGCCCTCAGTatgtggctgccctggaggacaTGCTCCGGGAACTGAAGAAGCAGTCCAGGTGAGCGCTCTGAGCCCCTGGGTGCCTGTTGTGGGTTTGTGCTTCAGggtgtgccagggaaggttttggTTGGATaccaggaaaaattccttcagtgGAAGTGGTAAAACACTGGAAAGGGCTGCCCGGAtaagtgatggagtcaccatgtctggaagtgttcaaagagagagcagatgtggcactttgcAATATGGTTTAGTGGGAATGGGGGGATTCAGTCGAAGTTGGATCtggtgatcttggaggtcttttccaacattaatGACACTGTGATTCAATAATCTCTTACCTGTAAGTCAGCCAAAGCCCACAAACACTACAGCAGTGTGTGCTTCCCTGTGGAAATACATATTCCTTGAGCCTTCCCTGCCTTGGAAAAGGTGATTTGCAGAGGGTTGCAAGTGTATTTCCAACCTGAGGCTATTTCTACTTCTTTGAAAAAccatgtgggttttttgtattatttcatTTGGAAAGTATAACACTAGAAAATGCTGATAACTTTTGGTTTTGATATTGTTATCTTTCAATTCCAACAGCAAGCCAGCCCCTGAACTGCTGAATGAATACTCTCGTAAAGTGGACTTTTTAAAGGGACTCCTAGAAGCTGAAAAATTGGTAAGATTTACTAGTTCAGCTTGAAAAGAGACATCAGTAGAGGATAAAAGGGCCGACTTTTAGCAGGGCTTAATCCAAGGTTTTATGTGGAGCTCCCGCACCTCAGGGGgctcctgctgagagcccaGGGAGAGGTGCCAGGGTTACATTTAAAGGGAGGTGGAAACATAAAGCAGATAACATTTTACTAACcaataagaaaaattaaggtGTGGATACTGGGGAATGGACATTTAAGTCAGCCTATGGAGAAACACTTGGGGGGTTGACTCCTGGCTGATCACTCAAAGTCCTGGACTGAAAGTTCTagatggaggggatgggatgctgAGTAATTGACAGAGAGCcagggtggggatttggggatgatcTTAGCAAAGGAAAGGGATTACACAGGTAGAGGGAGGGGGTACAATCTGGGATAaaccatttgggaaaaatacagggatacaaaaccaaaactattaCAAAGTATAAAAATGCACTACAacagggaagcagctgtgggatgcaaaaacaaaactaattaGGGAGGAggatacaaaaccaaaactaattGCAAAGTGTAAAAACACACTACAacagggaagcagctgtggGATTGCACCCCCGTCCCTGTAGGTCACACCCCAGCTGCCTCACACTGCACAGTGTCATATCCATGACTGCTCCCTGCTTTTTCCCCACTCCCAGTCTTCATCCACAGAAAAGGCTCTGGCAAACCAGTTCCTGGCCCCGGGGCGCACCCCAACAACAGCCAAGGAGAGAACCCCGGCCACCAAAACCGTGCACCTGCAGACCAAGGCGCGCTGCACGGGCCAGATGAGGAGCGAGCTGCTTGGCACAGTATGTTCGCTGCTTCTTTACAGATTGTCCTGCTTGTGTTCAGCTGCCTCGGGTGGCTGCATCTCACAAATGTcccaggctgggtggggaggCAACTCTTTAAATCCTGGGCACAGGCACTCTGCCAGGCCTGTCCTTTATCACTGACTCTTTGTAATCTGctgttttggttctttttctcctcccaggaCCCCCTGGCTACTGATGGTAAGTTCGATCTGTTGATTCCTCTGTGTATTacagagaagggaagagggaggtCAGATATTCAGTATTTCCCAAAGTGTACTTTTAATTTAGTGCCTCCCTTCTTTTCAAGacagcagattttaaaaacaaaagccctGACAGATGAAAGCAGAAGTGTGGTTATCAATGGTGGCAGGGACTTGCAGGAAGCTCTTTTTGTAGCATTCATGCAGAAACAGACATTCTAATTACAGAATTAGCAGGGGCAATTTATTTTGTGCCTGTTCCCTTCTGCTCTGAGCAAACCATGTGATCCTGGGTGCTTTGAGTAGGTGTTGTTCAGTTCCTCTGGAATACACAGCCATGTTATTCACGTAGGGAACTGGGAGGAATTAATTTGAGGTTTCCATGGCTACCGTTAGAGCAGCTGGAGCCGGGCCAATCTAACGTGTCCTGAAAGAACACTGAGACACACGGGCTGAAACCCTGCCCTCAGGGATGTGATTCAgctggggtttttcccctcttttgATGTTGGGTGTCctcttttccctgcagaaagcTGGTAGGCATTTGACACCCATATTCTTTGGGGTAGAGGCTAAGTAGGATTTGGATATCAAAAAATCCCTTACAGAAGACTTGTTTTCTCAGCCTGTGATTGCATGGGAACTTATAACATGCTAAgcactttttttatttttccagattcTGAAGAGTTGAACATAAGGAGGCGAAAGTAAGTCAAAATTTCTCATTCCAGTGCTCAGTGTTTTGGGAACTGTTTTCCCAATGACCTTTCAATCCCGGATTTGCTCTAAATAGGGTGAAGTGTCTGCTTAGAGAAACCAAAATATAATGCCTTCAGCTGACTCAATGGGCCTTGTTGTCTTGTAGAGATGTAAAACCTGGGGAAAACTTGTGAGATCAACCCACAAGGAAAtgtaaatccctttttttccctcgTGCTCTTGCAGAGGCCTCACATCAGACGAGAAGCAGTCGGCAGTGGAGCtggatgctgtgctgcagcatcacCAGGACATGCAGGAGAAGCTGGCTGAGGAAATGCTCAGCTTGGCTCGCAGCCTCAAAAACAACACTCTGGCTGCCCAGAACGTGATCAAACAGGACAACCAGGTAGTGCATGTTGAGCTGTGGCCCCTCAAGTTTTGCAACCCACAAGGTTCAAGTGCTGATGTGTGAATTCCTGTAGCTTGATTCTGGGTTGGATTGGAGCGGGGGCAacacctgcctgcagctgaaCCTTTTCTCTGTTGGGGGAAGCTGCCAGAGTTGGCAGCTGTGAGGCTGACCCTGTTTGCTCTCTTTGCTCCACAGACACTGTCACACTCCCTCAGGATGGCAGACCAGAACTTCGAGAAGCTCAAGGACGAATCCGACCGCCTGGAACAGCACGCCAAGAAATCTGTCAACTGGCTGCTCTGGATAATGCTAATTGTAGTTTGTTTTATATTCATCAGCATGATTCTCTTCATcaggattttccccaaactgaaatgaaaatttcattttacttaaagctgcctgcagtgcagtGGGAAAGCTCAGCTGGTGTGAGAACTGTCACAGTCAGTGCCCTTAAAGAGGCTGTGCAAGGCCTACCTTGCATCTcctccctgtgcaggcagcGGGGGGAGGCTTTCCTGAGGAAGGCTTTCCACACTTGCATACTTGTTTACTTGGTGACTCTTGTTGCCTcttgcagggagagctgaggtAAGGATGAGAATTTACACTGAGCTGCTAACAAGTTCTTTAGTGGATaaatacattcatttttaatgtgtttgtgACAAATGTTATGACTCCTCAAAGGCGTTTAGTCAATACAAAGTTAACTAACAGTTGAAGTCTTATATTCTTTCCTGTCTTCACAGCTCTTCTGTACTGACCTAGGAGCTTGCTGCCAACAGGATATTTAATT
The DNA window shown above is from Camarhynchus parvulus chromosome 28, STF_HiC, whole genome shotgun sequence and carries:
- the USE1 gene encoding vesicle transport protein USE1, whose protein sequence is MAPGAEASSGATMAATRLELNLMRLLSRCEALAAERRDPEEWRLEKYVAALEDMLRELKKQSSKPAPELLNEYSRKVDFLKGLLEAEKLSSSTEKALANQFLAPGRTPTTAKERTPATKTVHLQTKARCTGQMRSELLGTDPLATDDSEELNIRRRKGLTSDEKQSAVELDAVLQHHQDMQEKLAEEMLSLARSLKNNTLAAQNVIKQDNQTLSHSLRMADQNFEKLKDESDRLEQHAKKSVNWLLWIMLIVVCFIFISMILFIRIFPKLK